One window from the genome of Oryza glaberrima chromosome 3, OglaRS2, whole genome shotgun sequence encodes:
- the LOC127767819 gene encoding uncharacterized protein LOC127767819, giving the protein MDSSKQQLAVWPVSAAKKYAGFDGKAAAARERSGLANASFRVYYSLRAGAVPFLWESSPGTPKAAAVSSPARESSSAARGALPPISPPPSYQSVEMKKGGRCRPRSSWPAAAAAGDIVRALLGMLGLGKWRRRRHHHHRSSSTRRRSASVSELPPFASLPY; this is encoded by the coding sequence ATGGacagcagcaagcagcagctCGCCGTTTGGCCGGTGTCCGCCGCCAAGAAGTACGCCGGCTTcgacggcaaggcggcggcggcgagggagcggTCGGGCCTCGCGAACGCGTCGTTCCGGGTGTACTACAgcctccgcgccggcgccgtgccgTTCCTGTGGGAGTCGTCGCCGGGAACGCCCAAGGCggccgccgtctcgtcgccggcgagggagtCATCATCGGCGGCGCGTGGCGCTCTGCCgcccatctcgccgccgccgtcgtaccAGTCGGTCGAGATGAAGAAGGGGGGGAGGTGCCGGCCGAGGtcgtcgtggccggcggcggcggcggcgggcgacatCGTGAGGGCGCTGCTCGGCATGCTCGGGCTCGGGaagtggcgccgccgccgccaccaccaccaccggtcgTCGTCGACGCGACGGCGCTCCGCCTCGGTCTCCGAGCTGCCGCCGTTCGCATCGCTCCCGTATTGA
- the LOC127767818 gene encoding uncharacterized protein LOC127767818 has protein sequence MVGGGGGHGVRTPANFPPRQKARLPRGPVHEKSLEQQKKGPSSSSPSVSSNKSPLQLAAAIVQPQKPLESPQHMVTPVRLQESPGPRTIPCSSGSVGSGSGAAPFDICIKRDDKCSIKLSRSLLEINREKRREREQLSKEAAPLQYLRPGMVLLKKFLKHDDQVDIIRRCQKLGIGSGGFYTPGYRDGGKLSLQMMCLGKNWDPNSRSYGDTRPFDGAQPPSIPEVFSKIVKDAIQASNEFLRQKARPANDVEELPPLSPDICLVNFYTSSGKLGLHQDKDETKPSLHKGLPVVSFSLGDTAEFLYGDVNDVDKASKVDLESGDVLIFGGKSRLIFHGVSRIKPKTAPNWLTDEAKLRPGRLNLTFRQH, from the exons atggtcggcggcggcggcggccacggggtCAGGACGCCGGCGAACTTCCCCCCGCGGCAGAAGGCTCGCCTCCCTCGCGGACCG GTTCATGAGAAGTCGTTGGAACAGCAAAAGAAGGGGCCAAGTTCATCCTCTCCTTCAGTTAGCAGTAACAAGTCCCCACTCCAATTGGCTGCAGCAATTGTTCAACCACAGAAACCGCTAGAGTCACCACAGCACATGGTTACACCGGTTCGACTGCAAGAATCTCCAGGCCCAAGAACCATTCCATGCAGTTCTGGATCTGTAGGATCTGGTTCAGGAGCTGCCCCATTTGACATATGCATAAAAAGAGATGATAAGTGCTCCATCAAGTTAAGTCGTTCTTTACTGGAAATCAACAGAGAAAAAAGACGAGAAAGGGAGCAACTTTCCAAGGAGGCAGCTCCATTGCAATATTTGAGACCTGGGATGGTTCTGTTGAAAAAGTTCTTAAAGCATGATGATCAG GTTGACATTATCAGACGCTGCCAGAAACTTGGTATTGGCTCAGGAGGATTTTATACTCCTGGCTACAGAGATGGTGGTAAATTAAGTTTGCAGATGATGTGCTTAGGGAAGAACTGGGATCCAAATTCACGTTCATATGGAGATACACGTCCATTTGATGGTGCTCAACCACCGAGTATACCAGAAGTATTCAGTAAGATAGTTAAAGATGCCATCCAAGCTTCCAATGAATTTTTGAGACAAAAAGCCAGACCTGCCAATGATGTTGAAGAACTTCCTCCACTGTCACCAGATATCTGCCTTGTTAACTTCTATACCAGCAGTGGGAAGTTAGGTCTTCACCAG GACAAAGATGAAACGAAACCCAGCCTTCATAAGGGATTGCCTGTTGTTTCATTTTCGCTAGGTGACACTGCAGAATTCTTGTATGGTGACGTGAACGATGTGGATAAAGCTTCAAAGGTTGATCTGGAATCTGGTGATGTTCTCATATTTGGTGGTAAATCAAGGCTCATATTCCATGGGGTTTCCAGAATCAAACCAAAAACAGCACCAAATTGGCTGACCGATGAAGCAAAACTTCGACCTGGGCGTCTGAACCTCACATTCAGGCAGCATTAG
- the LOC127767817 gene encoding pentatricopeptide repeat-containing protein At2g41080: MAQPSSPQEKVKHSPSRSHLFTSNRTAALRRRWSTATALHPSAGISPATAGDGRGAAPVRALSLRSMVGLVALSLDTVATKDEFVRLCATGRLRDALRRPFRGVLWSDAARLFSHLFRACRALRPLRQLHAFAATSGAATDRFTANHLMLAYADLGDLTAARELFERIPRRNVMSWNILFGGYIKNGDLGGARKLFDEMPERNVATWNAMVAGLTNLGFDEESLGFFLDMRREGMHPDEFGLGSVFRCCAGLRDVVTGRQVHAYVVRSGLDRDMCVGSSLAHMYMRCGCLQEGEAVLRMLPSLSIVSCNTIIAGRTQNGDSEGALEYFCMMRSVGVAADVVTFVSAISSCSDLAALAQGQQIHGQVMKAGVDKVVPVMTCLVHMYSRCGCLGDSERVFFGYCGSDTFLLSAMISAYGFHGHGQKAIELFKQMMNGGAEPSDVTFLALLYACSHSGLKEEGMDCFELMTKTYGMQPSVKHYTCVVDLLGRSGCLDEAEALILSMPLTPDGVIWKTLLSACKTQKNFDMAERIAKRVIELDPHDSASYVLLSNIRATSRRWGDVSEVRKAMRDNNVRKEPGVSWVELKGHIHQFCTGDESHPRQKEIDECLEEMMAKIRQCGYSPDMSMVLHDMEDEEKEVSLSHHSEKLAIAFAFLSLPEGVPIRVMKNLRVCDDCHLAIKLMSQVTGREIVVRDVSRFHHFKDGRCSCRDYW; this comes from the coding sequence ATGGCCCAGCCCAGTAGCCCACAGGAGAAGGTGAAGCACTCGCCGTCTCGCTCCCATCTCTTCACTTCGAACCGCACGGCggcgctgcgccgccgctggAGCACCGCTACTGCATTGCATCCGTCCGCCGGAATCTCACCGGCGACTGCGGGAGACGGCCGTGGCGCGGCCCCAGTCCGTGCCCTCTCCCTTCGATCGATGGTTGGACTGGTTGCGTTGTCACTGGACACGGTCGCCACCAAGGACGAGTTCGTCCGCCTCtgcgccaccggccgcctcaGGGACGCGCTGCGGCGACCCTTCCGCGGCGTGCTCTGGTCGGACGCTGCCCGCCTCTTCTCCCACCTCTTCCGGGCTTGCCGCGCCCTCCGGCCACTGCGCCAGCTCCACGCCTTCGCCGCCAcgtccggcgccgccaccgaccgCTTTACGGCGAACCACCTCATGCTGGCGTATGCTGACCTGGGCGACCTCACCGCCGCCCGCGAACTGTTCGAGAGAATTCCCAGGAGGAACGTCATGTCCTGGAACATTCTGTTCGGGGGTTACATCAAGAATGGCGACCTGGGTGGCGCGCGGAAgctgttcgatgaaatgcctgAGAGGAATGTGGCGACTTGGAATGCCATGGTAGCTGGGCTCACCAACCTAGGATTTGATGAGGAGAGCTTGGGCTTCTTCCTTGATATGAGGAGGGAGGGGATGCATCCTGATGAGTTTGGCCTCGGGAGCGTGTTCCGGTGCTGTGCCGGGCTTAGAGATGTTGTGACTGGGCGGCAGGTCCATGCGTATGTCGTGCGGTCTGGGCTGGACAGAGACATGTGTGTTGGGAGCTCGTTGGCTCACATGTACATGAGATGTGGGTGTCTTCAAGAAGGTGAGGCTGTGCTCCGAATGCTCCCTTCACTTAGCATTGTATCATGCAATACCATAATCGCTGGAAGGACACAGAATGGAGACTCAGAGGGAGCGCTAGAGTATTTCTGCATGATGAGAAGTGTCGGTGTTGCTGCTGATGTGGTCACCTTCGTAAGTGCTATTAGTTCTTGCTCAGATTTGGCAGCTCTTGCTCAAGGGCAGCAAATTCATGGGCAGGTTATGAAAGCTGGAGTTGACAAAGTTGTGCCAGTAATGACTTGTCTTGTGCATATGTATTCTCGTTGCGGGTGCTTAGGTGACTCAGAGAGAGTTTTCTTTGGTTATTGTGGTTCAGATACCTTCCTTCTCAGTGCAATGATCTCAGCTTATGGATTCCACGGGCATGGACAGAAAGCAATCGAGCTGTTCAAACAGATGATGAATGGAGGGGCAGAACCTAGTGATGTTACTTTCTTGGCCTTGCTATATGCTTGCAGCCATAGTGGTCTGAAAGAGGAGGGCATGGATTGCTTTGAGCTTATGACTAAGACTTATGGAATGCAACCAAGTGTGAAACACTACACTTGTGTTGTGGATCTTCTTGGGCGATCAGGTTGTCTGGACGAAGCAGAGGCCCTCATCTTGTCAATGCCTTTAACTCCTGATGGGGTCATATGGAAGACATTGTTGTCTGCTTGTAAGACCCAGAAGAATTTTGACATGGCAGAGCGGATAGCAAAACGTGTCATTGAGTTGGACCCTCATGACTCTGCCTCTTATGTTCTGCTATCAAATATTCGAGCTACCAGCAGGAGATGGGGAGATGTCAGTGAGGTAAGAAAAGCCATGAGAGATAACAATGTGAGGAAGGAGCCTGGTGTCAGCTGGGTGGAGCTTAAGGGTCACATACACCAATTCTGCACTGGAGATGAATCGCATCCAAGACAAAAGGAGATCGATGAATGTTTGGAAGAGATGATGGCCAAGATTAGGCAGTGTGGGTATTCACCGGACATGAGCATGGTGCTCCATGATATGGAGGATGAGGAGAAAGAAGTTAGTTTGTCTCACCACAGTGAGAAGTTGGCAATAGCATTTGCTTTTCTGAGCTTACCTGAAGGAGTTCCTATCCGAGTGATGAAGAATCTACGTGTATGTGATGACTGCCATCTAGCTATCAAGTTAATGTCCCAGGTAACTGGTCGGGAGATTGTGGTCAGAGATGTAAGCCGCTTTCACCATTTTAAAGATGGCAGATGCTCTTGTCGTGATTATTGGTGA